ATATCTATTTTCCTAAAAACTATCTTATTACTAAGATCTTCTTTGGATCTTCTTTTCTTCCAACCTGCATAACAAAAACACTAAGAAAGAGAAAATGGGTTAGGAGTAGAAATGTAGCATTTCACTTGGTGAAATGCAATGCTGTAGGAGCCAACACTTGAGATCAACACCAGAAAGTACTAAATTTTCAGAGATATCCAGATCCTGCAACAGTACATTGAGAGCAAATTTTGTCGCTTGAGATATTCGACATAAAATAGGGCAAGGTCGCTTGAGATATTCGACGTAGTACATGAGAAGCACACACTTGACCACCATAGCAGCTTGCCGAACCATTGTATCTGTGGAGCACAAAACAGCAATCAGCCTAATTAGAAATTTTAAGGAGAGCAGTGCTAGTTTAAGAGTTATGAACAGATAGAAATGGTGCATAAATTCCTATTATTCAACAAACATAAGTTATTTCCAAGTGAAACACGGGCAATGTTATCCACTTCAAAACAAAACAGAACACACAGGTACACACATCGTCAAGTTTTCCACAAATGAGTTACTGATTGAGTTCAAGAAATGAGGGCCAGGACCTAAAAACTCATAAATAGGAAAATCACTGGGTTGCAATGTCATGCCCTCTCTTGATACAATATGATCGACAGGATGTTTGAGTGCATCATAGAAAACCATAGGAGTTTTTCAAGGCCACATATTACAATCATATGGAATAATTTGAAGAGAGGCCCCAAAAGGGGAAATCATGCTATGTGGGAAAAGAGAATACCATTCACCGCAATGAAAAATATAGCATGCCAGAATGGTGGTATTTCTTTTGGAGGAAGCATCACCAACGGTCTAACAAGGTCATCATTCATGTACCACCAGTAGACTCCAAACACGTGAATGGTGAATAGTACTACAATCCCGATAAGCATTGGCATTTTCCTCTCCCACTGAaataagaaaaataaataaaagtgatAGATCAGCTAAAGATCTTGTTTAATTGGCATTCACCGCATTAACTTAAggtaagaaaaataaataaaagtgatAGATCAGCTAAAGATCTTGTTTAATTGGCATTCACCGCATTAACTTAAGGGAAACGACATGACGGTCACATTCTAGAGCACATATCCGTACCAAAACATTTATAGTGTTTCCAACTCTTCTAAGCATGTGAGAACACTACGAGGACAATCAAATTGAGTTATCTAAGCAATTTGACAATCAAATGGAGTTAACACGGGCCCAGCGTTAGGGATTTAGTGATGGCAGCAGTCTGCCAGCCGGCTTCCTCAATAGAAGGGACATACCCAGTGCTAGAAGCAGAACAAGAACGTTGATACACAAGATAAGCACAAGCCCTTGAGAGCAGTCTGCTTGGCAGAACAATTAATTAACCTCTAGAAGCAGAAGAAGCACGTTGATAGACAAGTTATTATGAAGCACCAACCCTGAGAGCGGTCTGCTTGCGCAAGATATCATTGGACTTGAACATGACTGCGGCAATCCAGATCATGACGAAGAAACCTACACAATATAAACTCAATTGGAATGAGGAACTCGCCATCATCTTCTGACCAAGAGGCATCAAGTACCTAGACAAAAAAGTAAGAGCATAATAAGATACAATGTATGCCGGTGGACATGTGTAACAGCAAGAAAACTACCCTATGAATAGCATAGTTAAATGTGATTCCTCCTAGTAGTATCTGTTCTATTATTCATAGTGACGAGAGCCCAAGACTATGTCAATAATGCCGAGAAAGAAAAGGCCTCCAAAATGTAGCATTTTTTCAGTAGCAAGATTTTCTTTTCGGAAATAGGTTTATCCGAGGGGCGTTGACCTTCGTCACATACTGTAATACAGGCACTTCATTTGTTTTTAAAAGACTTGAGATTACTGCTGGTGCTAAaacaaagcccaccaaactcctCTTTCAGCTAAAATACCAATTCACGTACTAGCTAGCATCGCTAGTTAAGCAAACAGATTTATCACTTGTAGCAGCGCTGACCAAATTGCCACGGCAGCAGAACCCCAGCCATATGAGTACCCTGTCTTAAATCTAGACTATACCAATTGTGCAACTGACATTGAGATTTCAGAGGGCAGGCGCAGCAGAACGACAAGTGCTATACCTTCACATCGGGGTCCCTGAGGTTGGCGTGCAGCCACTCGGCGGACACGACAGGCTCGGTCGGCGGCACCGCATGGACGACGCCCAACGCGGCGTTGGCGCCGGCGGCCTCCGAGACGGCCGACGATGTGGCGTTGAAGCACGCGGCAATCCCGAACCGCGTCATCGACGGCGACAGCGACTCCCCGCACCCGACCTCCGAGGTCGGTGGAGATGCTCTCGAGCGGCTCGTTCACCACTCTGCACCAACCGCAATGACATGAGCACCGTCACATGACAGACATGTGTGAGATCCAACAAAAGAAACGAGAGCGTGAGATGGAACCCGTGTGGACGGGATGATGAGTGCAAGCACGCACCCTGTGTGGTAGCCGAAGAGGAAGGAGGTGACCGTGGTGACGCACACGTGCGGCAGCGACCTGCGCCACAATGGGcatgctgctcctgctcctcctcctccctcgggCGTCTTCTCTGCTGCCGGATCTAAGACGTCACCGAAACAGAATGGGCAGGGGAATAATAACAAGGTGAAATGCGAAGGGGATCGGGCTGGTGGAGGTACGGACCTGGCGTCTCGAGGTCGGGGTCCA
This sequence is a window from Aegilops tauschii subsp. strangulata cultivar AL8/78 chromosome 7, Aet v6.0, whole genome shotgun sequence. Protein-coding genes within it:
- the LOC109741793 gene encoding uncharacterized protein isoform X1, giving the protein MRWKLGTAAYKRVPSRDAAMDPDLETPDPAAEKTPEGGGGAGAACPLWRRSLPHVCVTTVTSFLFGYHTGVVNEPLESISTDLGGRVRGVAVAVDDAVRDCRVLQRHIVGRLGGRRRQRRVGRRPCGAADRACRVRRVAARQPQGPRCEGFFVMIWIAAVMFKSNDILRKQTALRWERKMPMLIGIVVLFTIHVFGVYWWYMNDDLVRPLVMLPPKEIPPFWHAIFFIAVNDTMVRQAAMVVKCVLLMYYVEYLKRPCPILCRISQATKFALNVLLQDLDISENLVLSGVDLKCWLLQHCISPSEMLHFYS
- the LOC109741793 gene encoding uncharacterized protein isoform X2, producing MRWKLGTAAYKRVPSRDAAMDPDLETPAEKTPEGGGGAGAACPLWRRSLPHVCVTTVTSFLFGYHTGVVNEPLESISTDLGGRVRGVAVAVDDAVRDCRVLQRHIVGRLGGRRRQRRVGRRPCGAADRACRVRRVAARQPQGPRCEGFFVMIWIAAVMFKSNDILRKQTALRWERKMPMLIGIVVLFTIHVFGVYWWYMNDDLVRPLVMLPPKEIPPFWHAIFFIAVNDTMVRQAAMVVKCVLLMYYVEYLKRPCPILCRISQATKFALNVLLQDLDISENLVLSGVDLKCWLLQHCISPSEMLHFYS
- the LOC109741793 gene encoding uncharacterized protein isoform X3 → MRWKLGTAAYKRVPSRDAAMDPDLETPEKTPEGGGGAGAACPLWRRSLPHVCVTTVTSFLFGYHTGVVNEPLESISTDLGGRVRGVAVAVDDAVRDCRVLQRHIVGRLGGRRRQRRVGRRPCGAADRACRVRRVAARQPQGPRCEGFFVMIWIAAVMFKSNDILRKQTALRWERKMPMLIGIVVLFTIHVFGVYWWYMNDDLVRPLVMLPPKEIPPFWHAIFFIAVNDTMVRQAAMVVKCVLLMYYVEYLKRPCPILCRISQATKFALNVLLQDLDISENLVLSGVDLKCWLLQHCISPSEMLHFYS